In Methanothrix sp., a genomic segment contains:
- a CDS encoding ABC transporter permease, which produces MSAARLKGDLYAIYSIWLREMLRFFRLKSRLFGSIASPFFFLAFLGMGFRNIGRIPGIPEGVDYMSFLTPGIIGMTLLFSATFAGLSVLWDREFGFLKEIMVSPVSRIAIVLGRTAGGLTTGILQALIILFLGIMLGMSLPSIQGLILSLVFMILIATTFIGLGLAFASKMEDMSGFSLIMNFLIFPLFFLSGALYPLDQFPELIKILAYFNPLTYGVDGLRYCLIGTSAFSPLTDFAVLGVCCAAMLFLGAYLFDTTEVN; this is translated from the coding sequence ATGAGCGCAGCGAGGCTCAAGGGCGATCTATATGCCATCTACAGCATCTGGCTCAGGGAGATGCTGCGCTTCTTCCGGCTCAAGAGCCGCCTGTTCGGCTCCATTGCCTCCCCCTTCTTCTTCCTGGCATTCCTGGGAATGGGCTTCAGAAACATCGGCAGGATACCCGGAATTCCAGAAGGAGTTGATTACATGAGCTTTCTTACCCCCGGGATCATAGGAATGACCCTGCTCTTCTCGGCGACATTTGCCGGCCTATCCGTCCTCTGGGACAGGGAGTTTGGCTTTTTAAAGGAGATCATGGTCTCGCCGGTGAGCAGAATAGCCATCGTCCTGGGGCGTACTGCTGGCGGCCTGACCACCGGCATTCTTCAGGCCTTGATCATACTGTTCCTGGGGATAATGCTGGGCATGAGCCTTCCCAGCATTCAGGGGCTGATCCTCTCCCTGGTCTTCATGATCCTCATTGCGACGACCTTCATCGGCCTGGGCCTGGCCTTCGCCTCCAAGATGGAGGATATGTCGGGATTCAGTCTGATCATGAACTTCTTGATCTTCCCTCTGTTCTTCCTCTCTGGAGCGCTCTATCCACTGGACCAATTTCCGGAATTGATCAAGATCCTGGCCTATTTCAATCCCCTCACCTATGGTGTGGACGGGCTGAGGTACTGCCTGATTGGCACAAGCGCATTCTCGCCCCTGACCGATTTTGCCGTCCTCGGGGTATGCTGTGCAGCAATGCTGTTCCTTGGCGCTTATCTGTTTGATACCACAGAGGTCAACTGA
- a CDS encoding O-acetyl-ADP-ribose deacetylase has product MYNRSKIIHSGAGKNHLGSGTIEIVMADITTLEVDAIVNAANSSLLGGGGVDGAIHRAAGAGLLEECRRIGGCPVGEARITGGYRLPARSVIHTVGPIWRGGEHGEDQLLCRCYQSCFALAEKNKIRSIAFPAISTGAYGFPLERACHIALRVMIDHLTEREGDERMSVFAVCFSERAFQCYQEVFREL; this is encoded by the coding sequence ATGTATAATAGATCAAAAATAATTCATTCTGGAGCAGGAAAAAATCATCTCGGATCTGGAACAATTGAGATTGTGATGGCTGACATCACCACATTGGAGGTCGATGCCATTGTCAATGCTGCTAACAGCTCTCTTTTGGGTGGGGGTGGGGTTGATGGCGCCATCCACAGGGCGGCAGGAGCAGGGCTCCTGGAGGAATGCCGCCGGATCGGGGGCTGTCCAGTGGGAGAGGCCCGCATAACCGGTGGGTACCGGCTTCCTGCTAGATCTGTCATTCATACTGTGGGGCCGATCTGGAGAGGGGGGGAGCACGGAGAGGATCAGCTTCTCTGCAGGTGTTATCAGAGCTGCTTTGCCCTGGCAGAGAAAAACAAGATCAGGAGCATTGCCTTCCCGGCGATAAGCACGGGAGCTTACGGTTTTCCCTTAGAACGGGCCTGCCATATCGCCCTCCGTGTGATGATCGACCATCTGACTGAGAGAGAAGGGGATGAGAGAATGAGTGTATTCGCCGTCTGCTTCAGTGAAAGGGCATTCCAGTGCTATCAGGAGGTATTTCGTGAACTTTGA
- a CDS encoding ATP-binding cassette domain-containing protein has translation MDRGLMDRGLMDRGLMDRGLMDRGLMDRGLMDRGLMDRGPMDRELANGIEREARPAKAVDDAAISARGLTKRFGETTAVDNIDLLIRKGELFGLLGANGAGKSTIIKMLTTMLTPTSGEAKVWGYDIVRERSQVRSSIGVVFQDPALDGMLTGRENLDFHGRMYGMDSALRKARIADVLELVDLKDKADIQMQDYSGGMKRRLEIARGLMHRPHVLFLDEPTIGLDAQTRRYIWEYISRMNREMGVTIILTTHYMEEADFLCDRVAIMDRGRIVALDRPENLKDAIGSDTITLVTDSDKDALIRSFQSFSWIKSISSDNGSIKLQVDHAQSRVAEIVLEASRNNAVISSVGLHKPTLEDVFIKFTGKRMEESGSRNKRAEMAPPRGGR, from the coding sequence ATGGATAGAGGGCTGATGGATAGAGGGCTGATGGATAGAGGGCTGATGGATAGAGGGCTGATGGATAGAGGGCTGATGGATAGAGGGCTGATGGATAGAGGGCTGATGGATAGAGGGCCGATGGATAGAGAGCTGGCAAATGGCATTGAGAGAGAAGCCAGACCGGCAAAAGCAGTAGATGATGCAGCAATCTCTGCAAGAGGCCTCACCAAGAGGTTTGGCGAGACGACTGCAGTAGACAACATCGATCTCTTGATCAGAAAGGGCGAGCTCTTCGGCCTTTTGGGGGCCAATGGAGCGGGCAAGAGCACCATCATCAAGATGCTCACCACCATGCTCACCCCAACGTCCGGTGAGGCAAAGGTCTGGGGCTACGACATCGTCCGGGAGAGAAGCCAGGTTCGATCATCCATCGGTGTCGTCTTCCAGGACCCGGCTCTGGATGGCATGCTAACCGGCAGGGAGAACCTGGACTTTCATGGCAGGATGTATGGAATGGATTCAGCCCTCAGAAAGGCCCGGATAGCCGATGTCCTGGAGCTGGTCGACCTGAAGGACAAGGCAGACATTCAGATGCAGGACTACTCCGGGGGCATGAAGCGCCGGCTGGAGATCGCCCGCGGCCTGATGCACCGCCCTCATGTCCTCTTTCTCGATGAGCCCACCATCGGACTGGATGCCCAAACCAGACGCTATATCTGGGAGTACATCAGCCGAATGAACAGGGAAATGGGCGTGACCATCATCCTCACCACCCATTATATGGAGGAGGCGGACTTCCTCTGCGACCGGGTGGCCATCATGGACCGGGGCAGGATAGTTGCCCTGGACAGGCCGGAGAACCTCAAGGACGCCATCGGCTCGGATACCATAACCCTGGTGACTGATAGCGACAAGGATGCCCTCATCCGCTCATTTCAATCATTCTCCTGGATCAAGTCCATAAGCTCAGATAATGGAAGCATAAAGCTTCAGGTGGACCATGCCCAATCCAGAGTGGCGGAAATAGTCCTGGAGGCGAGCAGGAATAATGCAGTCATAAGCTCCGTCGGCCTGCATAAACCCACATTGGAGGATGTCTTCATCAAATTCACTGGCAAGAGGATGGAAGAGAGCGGCAGCAGGAACAAAAGGGCGGAGATGGCACCCCCCAGAGGCGGCAGATGA
- the arsM gene encoding arsenite methyltransferase yields MLTLKEREIKRVVKAGYARIAKQATSEYASRCCLGEADAQEEMSKRMGYTDEEIQAAPPESNLGLGCGNPVALASISEGEIVLDMGAGAGFDCFLASNRVGASGKVIGVDITSEMVEKARVNCRNGGYTNIDFRQGDLENMPVADEYVDVVISNCVINLIPNKRLAFREAFRVMKPGGRLAVSDVVLLKELPQFVKNCTEAYISCLSGAIMKEDYIDIIKGVGFKDVRLVAESRFPVESLIFESSGCSACGDPEITPEQEKEIRDSVLSIKVTAVKP; encoded by the coding sequence ATGCTGACACTTAAGGAGAGAGAGATCAAGAGAGTGGTCAAGGCGGGCTATGCCCGAATAGCCAAGCAAGCAACATCTGAATACGCCTCCCGGTGCTGCTTGGGAGAGGCTGATGCCCAGGAGGAGATGAGCAAGAGGATGGGCTATACAGATGAAGAGATCCAGGCAGCTCCGCCCGAGTCAAACCTGGGATTGGGTTGCGGCAACCCCGTCGCCCTGGCTTCGATTTCTGAAGGGGAGATAGTATTGGATATGGGGGCAGGGGCGGGATTTGACTGCTTCTTGGCATCCAACAGGGTGGGAGCATCGGGCAAGGTGATCGGAGTTGACATCACCTCAGAGATGGTGGAAAAGGCGAGGGTCAACTGCCGGAATGGTGGATACACAAACATAGACTTCCGGCAAGGAGATCTGGAGAACATGCCGGTGGCAGATGAGTATGTGGATGTGGTCATATCAAACTGTGTGATCAACCTCATCCCCAATAAGAGACTGGCCTTCAGAGAGGCTTTCCGGGTAATGAAGCCCGGTGGAAGGCTGGCAGTATCTGATGTTGTTCTGCTCAAGGAGCTGCCCCAGTTCGTCAAAAACTGCACTGAAGCCTATATAAGCTGCCTGTCCGGGGCCATAATGAAGGAGGATTACATCGATATCATCAAGGGCGTGGGCTTCAAAGATGTCAGGTTGGTGGCGGAATCCAGGTTTCCGGTTGAATCATTGATCTTCGAGAGCTCTGGATGCTCAGCCTGCGGGGATCCGGAGATCACCCCAGAGCAGGAGAAGGAGATCAGAGATTCTGTTTTGAGCATAAAGGTGACTGCAGTCAAGCCCTGA